From a region of the Comamonadaceae bacterium OTU4NAUVB1 genome:
- a CDS encoding ATP-binding protein, whose amino-acid sequence MKTTVRLFHLPSLQARLGATLAALVLGVSVVLAVLMATAAERQVLRQSASNLDALSRQLARELATGMDGFAQAAVTQSLQDRFRNPASSAASMRAALDDFVRANPAFAYAAVVEVGSARVLAANAGLFEGGSLAGRPSYEEGRRGLFVGDVHDAVRLAELLPPPDNGERLRFLDASAPIRDETGRIVRVFATHIGWQWTERLRNDIFGPLKATSGVEALLVDSAGKVVLAATPDVPVGTVLGPVAGAPGEPSRLVDWPDGKSYLTVSASTVPHGAFPGFGWRVVARQPAALAAEAASHLRLAFMLAAIVLGCGGALLAWWATGRLLLPVRQLGLRATDTQWATVGATSPDGAGAPSEVAGVQRAMARMARTTLDQTEARRVSERQFAALADSLPQRVFQTDPTGRVDYVNHAWAMAGVEAAVLIHQPFESLFHPASIAPLAAAWHRALGDGRAMSLRCLLQPAGEPVGRWYDVNARPLADAAGGLRAWIGTLVDVHQIVTDAHDVERALDLERTARAEAEKLGQLRDDFLATVSHELRSPLNVIAGWSEILRRKGQDNPTALKAAEVIRAHARQQAALIDDLIDITAVTAGKMVLDLEAVDLAAVAAEVVAAQLPSAQLKGIALRCIAPQACTVRGDRRRVHQIISNLLGNALKFTDAAGSITVAVHRDARQGTLSVSDTGRGIDPLFLPHVFERMRQEDSSKTRRTGGLGLGLSIVQGLVALHEGTVSAASDGPGRGATFSVTLPLHAATATSRVPQPAPSRDRDDAEPDVVELRGCTVLLVDDEPDAREMAQAALNSLGADVRVAGSGAEALRMLRAEPCDVLVSDIGMPEMDGLTLIRTVRLTWSAEELPAVALTAFAMESDRQAGLAAGFQRYVTKPISLLRLSEAVAGMRCARPVAQARDGA is encoded by the coding sequence ATGAAGACCACCGTGCGACTGTTCCACCTCCCCAGCCTGCAGGCCCGGCTGGGTGCCACGCTGGCCGCGCTGGTGCTGGGGGTGTCGGTCGTGCTGGCGGTCCTGATGGCCACGGCGGCCGAACGCCAGGTGCTGCGGCAGAGCGCGTCCAACCTCGACGCCCTCTCGCGCCAGCTCGCGCGCGAACTCGCCACCGGCATGGACGGCTTCGCGCAGGCGGCGGTGACCCAGAGCCTGCAGGACCGCTTCCGCAACCCGGCGTCGAGCGCCGCGTCGATGCGCGCGGCGCTCGACGATTTCGTGCGGGCCAATCCCGCGTTCGCCTACGCGGCCGTCGTCGAGGTCGGCTCGGCCCGGGTCCTGGCGGCCAATGCCGGTCTTTTCGAGGGCGGCAGCCTCGCGGGCCGGCCGAGCTACGAGGAAGGCCGACGCGGCCTGTTCGTGGGCGACGTGCACGACGCAGTGCGCCTGGCCGAACTGCTGCCGCCGCCGGACAACGGCGAGCGGCTGCGCTTCCTCGACGCCAGCGCGCCGATCCGTGACGAGACCGGGCGGATCGTCCGGGTCTTCGCGACGCACATCGGGTGGCAGTGGACCGAGCGCCTGCGCAACGACATCTTCGGCCCCCTGAAGGCGACCTCCGGGGTCGAGGCGCTGCTGGTCGACTCCGCCGGCAAGGTGGTGCTGGCCGCGACGCCGGACGTGCCGGTGGGCACCGTGCTCGGCCCGGTCGCCGGCGCGCCGGGCGAACCCTCGCGGCTCGTCGACTGGCCCGACGGCAAGTCCTACCTGACCGTGAGCGCCAGCACGGTGCCGCACGGCGCGTTCCCCGGCTTCGGCTGGCGGGTGGTGGCGCGGCAGCCGGCCGCGCTGGCCGCCGAGGCCGCGAGCCACCTGCGCCTGGCCTTCATGCTGGCGGCCATCGTGCTGGGCTGCGGCGGCGCCCTGCTCGCCTGGTGGGCCACGGGCCGACTGCTGCTGCCGGTGCGCCAGCTCGGGCTACGCGCCACCGACACGCAATGGGCCACCGTGGGCGCGACCTCCCCCGACGGCGCCGGCGCGCCGAGCGAAGTGGCCGGCGTCCAGCGTGCGATGGCGCGGATGGCACGCACCACGCTCGACCAGACCGAGGCGCGTCGCGTCAGCGAGCGCCAGTTCGCGGCCCTGGCCGACTCGCTGCCCCAGCGCGTGTTCCAGACCGACCCGACCGGCCGCGTCGACTACGTCAACCACGCCTGGGCGATGGCCGGCGTGGAGGCCGCCGTCCTGATCCACCAACCCTTCGAATCGCTCTTCCACCCGGCGTCGATCGCGCCGCTGGCCGCGGCCTGGCACCGCGCCCTGGGCGACGGGCGGGCGATGTCGCTGCGCTGCCTGCTGCAGCCCGCGGGCGAGCCCGTGGGGCGCTGGTACGACGTCAACGCGCGGCCGCTGGCCGATGCCGCCGGGGGCCTGCGCGCCTGGATCGGCACGCTGGTCGACGTGCACCAGATCGTCACCGACGCGCACGACGTGGAGCGCGCCCTGGACCTGGAGCGCACCGCGCGCGCCGAGGCGGAGAAGCTGGGCCAGTTGCGCGACGACTTCCTGGCGACCGTCTCGCACGAACTGCGCTCGCCGCTCAACGTGATCGCCGGCTGGTCGGAGATCTTGCGGCGCAAGGGGCAGGACAACCCGACCGCGCTCAAGGCGGCCGAGGTCATCCGCGCCCATGCCCGCCAGCAGGCCGCCCTGATCGACGACCTGATCGACATCACGGCGGTGACCGCCGGCAAGATGGTCCTGGACCTGGAGGCGGTGGACCTCGCGGCCGTGGCGGCGGAGGTCGTCGCGGCCCAGCTCCCCTCGGCGCAGCTCAAGGGGATCGCCCTGCGATGCATCGCGCCGCAGGCGTGCACGGTGCGTGGCGATCGCCGGCGCGTCCACCAGATCATCTCGAACCTGCTGGGCAACGCGCTGAAGTTCACCGACGCGGCGGGCTCGATCACCGTCGCGGTGCACCGCGACGCGCGGCAGGGCACGCTGTCGGTGAGCGACACGGGGCGCGGCATCGATCCCCTCTTCCTGCCCCATGTCTTCGAGCGCATGCGCCAGGAGGACTCGTCCAAGACGCGGCGAACCGGCGGCCTGGGCCTGGGCCTGTCGATCGTGCAGGGGCTGGTGGCGCTGCACGAGGGCACGGTCTCCGCCGCCAGCGACGGACCAGGCCGGGGCGCGACCTTCTCGGTGACCCTGCCCCTGCACGCGGCAACGGCGACGTCGCGCGTGCCGCAGCCAGCGCCGTCCCGCGACCGGGACGACGCCGAGCCCGACGTCGTCGAACTGCGGGGCTGCACGGTGCTGCTGGTGGACGACGAGCCCGACGCGCGCGAGATGGCGCAGGCGGCCCTCAACAGCCTGGGCGCGGACGTGCGCGTGGCGGGCTCGGGCGCCGAGGCGCTGCGCATGCTGCGCGCCGAGCCCTGCGACGTGCTGGTCTCGGACATCGGCATGCCGGAGATGGACGGGCTCACGCTGATCCGCACGGTCCGCCTGACCTGGTCGGCCGAGGAACTGCCGGCCGTGGCCCTGACCGCGTTCGCCATGGAGAGCGATCGCCAGGCCGGCCTGGCGGCGGGATTCCAGCGCTACGTCACCAAGCCGATCTCGCTGCTGCGGCTGTCCGAGGCGGTGGCCGGCATGCGCTGCGCCCGGCCGGTGGCGCAGGCGCGCGACGGCGCTTGA
- a CDS encoding replication initiation protein, whose product MVTRKAKPHAVAITPGDTNNLREFRKTNEAIGLRVVEGSLSLLSRKVFNVMIFHAQNMQETGINAPIDTPASKKYFWIPLAKLARDAAYDSKDTQNLKEVLEEMQNIKLKLENGRQWTSERLVSSVTLVNPDGFHKNSGQVWLGYAFPPEVHEQVMAPSTFTRLSIVYQSSLKSGSALALYEICRRYATNPSKLTFVQTVEHWHGLITGNPLSADSAPVYKYFKRDTLKPAMAEVNQLTDITIELIEHKNGRRVEKLQFKVELVRQAPLMFPVPPIIDEQLLQRIMGLGFSRADAGDLVASYSDEVLRTAIERVEARSQAAGMSPLSAPAGYFRWVLQDLAKNPPANPPAPPTAPPERRAAAPSVMERFLAGRAQEALAVHKQLDERERRTVFDAFRAQNESETLKLDRGLDSTMVRVLFSQWYARELWGPPTAEALASFIERAGA is encoded by the coding sequence ATGGTGACCAGAAAAGCCAAGCCGCACGCCGTGGCGATCACGCCGGGTGACACGAACAACCTGCGCGAGTTTCGCAAGACCAACGAGGCGATCGGTCTGCGGGTGGTCGAGGGCAGCCTTTCGCTGCTGTCGCGAAAGGTCTTCAACGTGATGATCTTCCACGCGCAGAACATGCAGGAGACGGGAATCAACGCGCCGATCGACACGCCCGCGTCGAAGAAGTACTTCTGGATCCCCCTGGCCAAGCTGGCGCGCGATGCCGCCTACGACAGCAAGGACACGCAGAACCTCAAGGAAGTCCTGGAGGAGATGCAGAACATCAAGCTCAAGCTGGAGAACGGCCGGCAGTGGACCAGCGAGCGCCTGGTGTCGTCGGTGACGCTGGTCAACCCGGACGGTTTCCACAAGAACTCCGGCCAGGTCTGGCTGGGCTACGCGTTCCCGCCGGAGGTGCACGAGCAGGTCATGGCACCCAGCACCTTCACGCGCCTGTCGATCGTCTACCAGAGCTCGCTGAAGTCGGGCTCGGCGCTGGCGCTCTACGAGATCTGCCGGCGCTACGCCACCAACCCGTCCAAGCTGACCTTCGTGCAGACGGTGGAGCACTGGCACGGACTGATCACCGGCAATCCGCTGTCCGCGGATTCCGCGCCGGTCTACAAGTACTTCAAGCGCGACACCCTCAAGCCGGCGATGGCCGAGGTGAACCAGCTGACCGACATCACCATCGAGCTGATCGAGCACAAGAACGGCCGCCGGGTGGAGAAACTGCAGTTCAAGGTCGAGCTGGTCCGGCAGGCGCCGCTGATGTTTCCCGTGCCGCCGATCATCGACGAACAGCTGCTCCAGCGCATCATGGGCCTGGGCTTCAGCCGGGCGGACGCCGGCGACCTCGTGGCTTCCTACAGCGACGAGGTGCTGCGCACGGCGATCGAGCGGGTCGAGGCGCGTTCGCAGGCCGCCGGCATGAGCCCGCTGAGCGCGCCGGCCGGTTATTTCCGATGGGTGCTGCAGGACCTGGCGAAGAACCCGCCGGCGAATCCGCCCGCGCCGCCGACGGCGCCGCCGGAGCGCCGCGCCGCGGCCCCGAGCGTGATGGAGCGGTTCCTCGCCGGGCGCGCGCAGGAAGCCCTGGCGGTCCACAAGCAGCTGGACGAGCGCGAGCGCCGCACGGTCTTCGACGCGTTCCGGGCGCAGAACGAGAGCGAGACGCTCAAGCTCGATCGTGGGCTCGACAGCACCATGGTGCGGGTCCTGTTCTCGCAGTGGTACGCCAGGGAGCTGTGGGGCCCGCCCACCGCGGAGGCGCTGGCGAGCTTCATCGAACGCGCCGGCGCCTGA
- a CDS encoding ParB/RepB/Spo0J family partition protein gives MNPKFDRKSAMRATLSAEKKSVEDRFATADAVLTRRPAGLAVPSAPESQSAFSAERPAPPGGRAFVSAPLDRIHDNPVNARTIYDPNTVKELAASIATHGQIVVAPAIEHPTLPGHYLLIDGHYRKKAAAAAGLHKLDLEIRPSEGEAELYRLSWMLNEERSAQSALDNALAWRKLLDQQVVKNEGQIAELLGVSPTTVNKSLSLLQLPPAALDRMRERPEKFGVFTGYELTMASKRMSEKELVGLVERILTEDLSTRQVAAIRAKLETGDQRKRKETSRQYKIRQGGQLIGSLKEWDSGKVLLEVVLPDSQDRTALVAALRQQFASPD, from the coding sequence ATGAACCCGAAATTCGACAGGAAGAGCGCCATGCGAGCCACCTTATCCGCAGAGAAGAAATCCGTCGAAGACCGTTTCGCCACGGCCGACGCCGTGCTCACGCGCCGACCCGCGGGTCTGGCGGTGCCATCCGCGCCTGAGTCGCAGTCCGCTTTCAGCGCTGAAAGACCCGCCCCGCCCGGCGGCCGTGCTTTCGTCAGCGCGCCCCTCGACAGGATTCACGACAATCCAGTGAATGCAAGGACGATCTACGATCCAAATACCGTGAAGGAATTGGCGGCGTCGATCGCAACGCATGGACAGATCGTGGTGGCACCGGCGATCGAGCATCCCACGCTGCCCGGCCACTACCTGCTGATCGACGGCCACTATCGCAAGAAGGCCGCCGCCGCGGCCGGGCTGCACAAGCTGGACCTGGAGATCAGGCCGTCGGAGGGGGAGGCCGAGCTGTATCGGCTGAGCTGGATGCTCAACGAAGAGCGCAGTGCCCAGAGCGCGCTCGACAACGCCCTGGCCTGGCGCAAGCTGCTGGACCAGCAGGTGGTGAAGAACGAGGGCCAGATCGCCGAGTTGCTGGGCGTGTCGCCGACCACCGTCAATAAGTCGCTCTCGTTGCTCCAGCTGCCGCCGGCCGCCCTCGACCGCATGCGCGAACGCCCCGAGAAGTTCGGCGTCTTCACCGGCTACGAACTCACGATGGCGTCCAAGCGGATGTCCGAGAAGGAACTGGTGGGCTTGGTGGAGCGCATCCTGACGGAGGATCTGTCCACCCGCCAGGTCGCCGCGATCCGCGCCAAGCTCGAAACGGGCGACCAGCGCAAGCGCAAGGAAACATCGCGCCAGTACAAGATCCGCCAAGGCGGCCAACTGATCGGATCGCTGAAGGAGTGGGATTCCGGCAAGGTGCTGCTGGAAGTGGTGTTGCCGGACTCCCAGGATCGCACGGCGTTGGTGGCGGCCCTGCGCCAGCAGTTCGCCTCACCGGACTGA
- a CDS encoding ParA family protein: protein MTAKVITVFNQKGGCGKTTIAMSLAGALTLRGYSCLVVDMDPQGTASRWASAAPEERPFPASVISLAPMEGKMHREVRNHMENFDAIFIDCPPAMSSAAPTSAMLVSDLALIPVVPSPADIWAAESAKRLAEAAQATNESLVARVVANMVQKSTSLARDLIELLHEDKEFPLMASSLGSRAAFREAQIIGATVHLVARAKSAVDEVESMTDEVLSLLGLPRKKKGSAK, encoded by the coding sequence ATGACAGCCAAAGTGATCACCGTCTTCAACCAGAAGGGAGGTTGTGGCAAGACCACCATCGCGATGAGCCTGGCCGGCGCGCTGACCCTGCGAGGCTATTCATGTCTCGTGGTCGACATGGATCCTCAGGGAACGGCCAGTCGCTGGGCCAGTGCGGCACCCGAAGAGCGGCCCTTTCCAGCGTCGGTGATCAGCCTCGCACCCATGGAAGGCAAGATGCATCGGGAAGTCAGGAACCACATGGAGAACTTCGACGCGATCTTCATCGACTGCCCGCCGGCCATGAGCTCGGCGGCTCCGACCTCCGCCATGCTGGTTTCCGACCTGGCCCTGATTCCGGTCGTCCCCAGCCCCGCCGACATCTGGGCCGCCGAATCCGCCAAGCGGTTGGCCGAAGCCGCCCAGGCCACCAATGAATCGTTGGTGGCGCGCGTGGTGGCCAACATGGTCCAGAAATCGACGTCCTTGGCACGCGACCTGATCGAACTCCTCCATGAAGACAAGGAATTTCCGCTGATGGCCTCCTCGCTGGGTTCGCGGGCCGCCTTCCGCGAGGCGCAGATCATCGGCGCCACGGTCCACTTGGTCGCCCGCGCGAAATCCGCGGTCGACGAGGTCGAATCGATGACCGACGAAGTGCTGTCGCTTCTGGGCCTGCCCCGGAAGAAGAAAGGAAGCGCCAAATGA
- a CDS encoding porin: protein MNLLRNSSTCFLITALAGSAIAQSNVTVFGVLDTSIARIRTDAGGVTGLAGGGVASSRLGFRGTEDLGGGLAAGFWLEAGLNGDTGNAGGLPFDRRATMSLSGRQWGELRFGRDKIPAYLNIETFDPFNDIGIGGIGGSNLIGNATTAVGTPEGSAPKRASNGINYLLPATLGGVYGQVQYAFGEQASGVDNRSLRDSAALRLGYKSGALNVALGHGRVRGGTTATGVDYDATNLGASYDLGWVKPTAVFATERGNGRRIDLLSVGATVPFGAGEFRAAFTTFRRKDLDDAGSRKLSLGYGHDLSRRTQLYATVSRVDNDRLATRGLAVSSSTLASPAIGAGSDVTGYEFGVRHSF, encoded by the coding sequence ATGAACCTTTTACGCAATTCATCGACCTGTTTCCTCATCACGGCCCTCGCGGGGTCGGCCATCGCGCAGTCCAACGTGACGGTGTTCGGCGTGCTCGACACGTCCATCGCCCGCATCCGCACGGACGCGGGGGGCGTCACCGGCCTGGCCGGCGGCGGCGTGGCCAGCAGCCGGCTGGGATTCCGTGGCACGGAAGACCTGGGCGGCGGGCTCGCCGCCGGCTTCTGGCTGGAAGCCGGCCTCAACGGCGACACCGGCAACGCCGGCGGCCTGCCGTTCGACCGCCGCGCGACGATGAGCCTGTCGGGCCGCCAGTGGGGCGAACTGCGATTCGGCCGCGACAAGATCCCGGCCTACCTGAACATCGAGACCTTCGATCCGTTCAACGACATCGGGATCGGCGGCATCGGCGGGTCCAACCTGATCGGCAACGCGACGACGGCGGTCGGCACGCCCGAAGGCAGCGCTCCCAAGCGCGCTTCCAACGGCATCAACTACCTCCTGCCCGCGACGCTCGGCGGGGTCTACGGCCAGGTCCAGTACGCCTTCGGGGAACAGGCGTCCGGCGTCGACAACCGTTCGCTGCGCGACTCGGCCGCGCTGCGCCTGGGCTACAAGTCCGGCGCGTTGAACGTCGCGCTCGGCCATGGGCGGGTGCGCGGCGGAACCACCGCCACTGGCGTCGACTACGACGCCACCAACCTCGGCGCGTCGTACGACCTGGGCTGGGTCAAGCCGACGGCCGTGTTCGCGACTGAGCGCGGCAACGGCCGCCGGATCGACCTGCTGAGCGTCGGGGCGACGGTGCCTTTCGGCGCGGGAGAGTTCCGGGCCGCATTCACCACGTTCCGCCGCAAGGACCTGGACGACGCCGGTTCCAGGAAGCTCTCGCTGGGCTACGGTCACGACCTGTCCCGGCGCACCCAGCTCTACGCCACCGTGTCCCGGGTCGACAACGACCGGCTCGCGACGCGGGGGCTCGCGGTGTCGTCGTCGACGCTGGCGAGCCCGGCCATCGGCGCCGGCAGCGACGTCACCGGCTACGAGTTCGGCGTGCGCCACAGCTTCTGA
- a CDS encoding sensor histidine kinase N-terminal domain-containing protein: protein MAAWVGRASLRQRLAALLLPALLGMTFVGLRLTHADAVAAADSAHDRSGIGALRSIDANLSTASGGLSVKLPYAMFEFFGLTAGGQVHFRVATSDGLVELGSTDLPPPREPRPEAPVFYDGRYVGEAIRVAALRRALDGPTGDGPARTVLIQVGESTR, encoded by the coding sequence GTGGCGGCCTGGGTCGGGCGCGCCAGCCTGCGGCAACGGCTGGCGGCCCTGCTGCTGCCGGCGCTGCTCGGCATGACGTTCGTCGGCCTGCGCCTGACGCACGCCGACGCCGTCGCCGCGGCCGATTCGGCCCACGACCGTTCGGGGATCGGCGCGTTGCGCTCGATCGACGCCAACCTCTCGACCGCCTCGGGCGGCCTGTCGGTGAAGCTGCCTTACGCGATGTTCGAATTCTTCGGACTGACGGCCGGCGGGCAGGTCCATTTCCGCGTCGCCACCTCCGACGGTCTGGTCGAGCTCGGCAGCACCGACCTGCCGCCGCCCCGGGAACCGCGGCCGGAGGCGCCGGTGTTCTACGACGGGCGCTACGTCGGCGAGGCCATCCGCGTGGCCGCACTGCGCCGGGCGCTGGACGGCCCGACCGGCGACGGCCCGGCGCGCACGGTGCTGATCCAGGTCGGCGAGAGCACTCGATAA
- a CDS encoding response regulator yields MRILLAEDEHVLGTWLCKALEQTGIQVEWVDDGRLVDRALQQRDHDALVLDLGLPGLDGHTVLRRLRERDQRLPTLILTARDSLAERVASLNAGADDFLAKPFALAELEARLHALVRRARGTEHPRVACGPLVYDHARRQFTLDGEPLPLSPRELSVLRVLAQRSGEPLSKQQILERVFSDDEEVHPEAVEVFVHRLRKRLDGRGVRITTLRGMGYALEAD; encoded by the coding sequence ATGCGCATCCTGCTGGCCGAAGACGAGCACGTCCTGGGCACCTGGCTGTGCAAGGCGCTGGAGCAGACCGGCATCCAGGTGGAGTGGGTCGATGACGGGCGCCTGGTTGACCGGGCCCTGCAGCAACGCGATCACGACGCGCTGGTGCTCGACCTGGGCCTGCCCGGACTCGACGGTCACACCGTGCTGCGGCGCCTGCGCGAGCGCGACCAGCGCCTGCCGACGCTGATCCTGACGGCGCGCGACTCGCTCGCCGAGCGCGTCGCCTCCCTCAACGCCGGGGCCGACGACTTCCTGGCCAAGCCCTTCGCCCTGGCCGAGCTGGAAGCGCGCCTGCACGCGTTGGTGCGCCGGGCGCGCGGCACCGAGCATCCGCGCGTGGCCTGCGGACCCCTCGTCTACGACCACGCGCGGCGCCAGTTCACGCTGGACGGCGAGCCGCTGCCGCTGTCGCCGCGCGAGCTTTCGGTGCTGCGCGTGCTGGCGCAGCGCAGCGGTGAGCCGCTGTCCAAGCAGCAGATCCTCGAACGCGTGTTTTCCGACGACGAAGAGGTGCATCCGGAGGCGGTCGAGGTGTTCGTCCACCGGCTGCGCAAGCGCCTGGACGGCCGCGGCGTGCGCATCACCACGCTGCGCGGCATGGGCTACGCGCTGGAGGCGGATTAA
- a CDS encoding tripartite tricarboxylate transporter substrate binding protein — protein MHTDDRDPFAPAHPARLSRRHLLQAAGAFGAGGLLATPAFAQAAWPSKSIRFVVPFAPGGSSEIVARSTANELTTLLGQSVYVDNKPGAAGNIAMSEVARADDQHTIILGHIGTLAVNPYIFAKLPYDPNKDFKPVSLLAKVPSLYVVHPDVPVKNLTEFIAYAKARPGKLSYGSAGNGSAGHLAFEYLKMTSEVFMLHVPYRGTGPMLTDLLSGRLEASAIGAAAILPFIKSGKVRCIATGSAKRLAQLPDVPTVAEQGFPGFEMTQWYGMLAPSNMAPANIAKLSEATMKAVKAPAALERLRGDAAESIGGTPEQFAQFIAVEQGRWQKVIARAGIKPD, from the coding sequence ATGCACACCGACGACCGCGATCCCTTCGCCCCCGCCCATCCCGCGCGCCTCTCGCGCCGCCACCTGCTGCAGGCGGCCGGCGCCTTCGGTGCGGGCGGCCTGCTCGCCACGCCCGCCTTCGCCCAGGCCGCCTGGCCATCCAAATCGATCCGCTTCGTGGTGCCGTTCGCGCCCGGCGGCAGCTCCGAGATCGTGGCGCGCTCGACGGCCAACGAACTCACCACGCTGCTGGGCCAGAGCGTGTACGTGGACAACAAGCCTGGCGCGGCCGGCAACATCGCCATGTCGGAGGTCGCGCGCGCCGACGACCAGCACACGATCATCCTCGGCCACATCGGCACGCTGGCGGTCAACCCGTACATCTTCGCCAAGCTGCCCTACGACCCCAACAAGGACTTCAAGCCGGTCAGCCTGCTGGCCAAGGTGCCCAGCCTGTACGTGGTGCATCCGGACGTGCCGGTGAAGAACCTCACCGAGTTCATCGCCTACGCCAAGGCCCGGCCCGGCAAGCTGAGCTACGGGTCGGCGGGCAACGGCAGCGCCGGCCACCTGGCCTTCGAATACCTGAAGATGACGTCCGAGGTCTTCATGCTGCACGTGCCCTACCGCGGCACCGGCCCGATGCTCACCGACCTGCTCTCCGGACGGCTCGAGGCCTCGGCCATCGGCGCGGCGGCGATCCTGCCGTTCATCAAGTCGGGCAAGGTGCGCTGCATCGCGACCGGCTCGGCCAAGCGCCTGGCGCAACTGCCCGACGTGCCGACCGTCGCCGAGCAGGGCTTCCCGGGTTTCGAGATGACGCAGTGGTACGGCATGCTAGCCCCGTCGAACATGGCGCCGGCGAACATCGCGAAGCTGTCGGAGGCGACCATGAAGGCGGTGAAGGCGCCGGCCGCGCTGGAACGCCTGCGTGGCGACGCGGCCGAGTCGATCGGCGGCACGCCCGAGCAGTTCGCCCAGTTCATCGCCGTGGAGCAGGGCCGCTGGCAGAAGGTCATCGCGCGCGCCGGCATCAAGCCGGACTGA
- a CDS encoding ABC transporter ATP-binding protein, whose translation MNGAPRATPAEPVPTLRVRDLGVAFDTYKGTVQVLQGVSFDIAPGEILGVVGESGAGKSMTGNAVIGLIEPPGRISAGTVELQGERIDTLRGEALRRLRGRRIGMVFQDPLTSLNPVLTIGRHLIETLRLHLPLSAAAARQRAIELLADVEIPDPAARLDQYPHQFSGGMRQRVAIALALCAEPDLLIADEPTTALDVSVQAQVIRVFRRVCRERGTAALLITHDMGVIAEAADRVMVMYRGRVLETGAVREVLDHPREPYTRALMAAIPPVHRRLRRLPVPEINADLAVSGTPAPQDSGTPGAPIAVTAAATAAPDERPLVQVQDLAREFDLSAGWLARTLARAPRKVLRAVDGVSFDIARGTTFGLVGESGSGKSTVARMIAGLTRPTAGRVRFDGLDRWGGAAETAALRRRFQMIFQDPYASLDPRWRVDRLIAEPVEVLGLAGSAEETAERVADALRRVRLSPDDARKYPHQFSGGQRQRIAIARALASRPEFIVCDEPTSSLDVSVQAQVLNLMRDLQDEFGLTYLLISHNLAVIRHMCDHVGVMQRGRLVEQGAAEAVFEAPAHAYTRELMAAVPSADRVRVD comes from the coding sequence ATGAACGGCGCACCGCGAGCGACACCGGCGGAGCCGGTCCCGACCCTGCGCGTGCGCGACCTGGGCGTGGCGTTCGACACCTACAAGGGCACCGTGCAGGTGCTCCAGGGCGTGTCGTTCGACATCGCCCCGGGCGAGATCCTGGGCGTGGTGGGCGAATCCGGCGCGGGCAAGTCGATGACCGGCAACGCGGTCATCGGCCTGATCGAGCCGCCCGGGCGCATCAGCGCCGGCACGGTCGAGCTGCAGGGCGAACGCATCGACACCCTGCGCGGCGAAGCCCTGCGCCGCCTCCGGGGCCGGCGCATCGGCATGGTGTTCCAGGACCCGCTGACCAGCCTGAACCCGGTGCTGACCATCGGCCGCCACCTGATCGAGACGCTGCGCCTGCACCTGCCGCTGTCGGCCGCCGCCGCCAGGCAGCGTGCCATCGAACTGCTCGCCGACGTCGAGATCCCCGATCCGGCCGCCCGCCTCGACCAGTACCCGCACCAGTTCTCCGGCGGCATGCGCCAGCGCGTGGCGATCGCGCTGGCGCTGTGCGCCGAGCCCGACCTGCTGATCGCCGACGAGCCGACGACCGCGCTGGACGTGTCGGTGCAGGCGCAGGTGATCCGCGTGTTCCGCCGCGTCTGCCGCGAGCGCGGCACGGCCGCCCTGCTGATCACGCACGACATGGGCGTGATCGCCGAGGCCGCCGATCGCGTGATGGTGATGTACCGCGGCCGCGTGCTGGAGACCGGCGCGGTGCGCGAGGTGCTCGACCATCCGCGCGAGCCCTACACGCGCGCGCTGATGGCGGCCATCCCGCCGGTGCACCGGCGCCTGCGCCGGCTGCCGGTGCCGGAGATCAACGCCGACCTCGCCGTGTCCGGCACCCCGGCACCGCAAGACAGCGGGACGCCCGGCGCACCGATCGCCGTCACGGCCGCGGCCACGGCGGCGCCGGACGAACGCCCGCTGGTGCAGGTGCAGGACCTCGCGCGCGAGTTCGACCTTTCGGCGGGCTGGCTGGCGCGCACGCTCGCGCGTGCGCCGAGGAAGGTGCTGCGCGCGGTCGACGGCGTGAGCTTCGACATCGCGCGTGGAACCACCTTCGGGCTGGTGGGCGAGTCCGGCTCGGGCAAATCGACCGTGGCACGGATGATCGCCGGCCTCACCCGGCCCACCGCCGGTCGCGTGCGGTTCGACGGCCTCGACCGGTGGGGCGGCGCGGCGGAGACGGCGGCGCTGCGCCGGCGCTTCCAGATGATCTTCCAGGACCCCTACGCCAGCCTCGATCCGCGCTGGCGCGTCGACCGGCTGATCGCCGAGCCGGTCGAGGTGCTGGGCCTGGCCGGCAGCGCCGAGGAGACCGCCGAGCGCGTGGCCGACGCCCTGCGCCGCGTGCGCCTGTCGCCCGACGACGCGCGCAAGTACCCGCACCAGTTCTCCGGTGGCCAGCGCCAGCGCATCGCCATCGCGCGCGCGCTGGCCAGCCGGCCCGAATTCATCGTCTGCGACGAGCCGACGTCGTCGCTCGACGTCTCGGTGCAGGCCCAGGTGCTCAACCTGATGCGCGACCTGCAGGACGAGTTCGGCCTGACCTACCTGCTCATCAGCCACAACCTCGCGGTCATCCGCCACATGTGCGACCACGTCGGCGTGATGCAGCGCGGCCGGCTGGTCGAACAGGGCGCGGCCGAGGCGGTGTTCGAGGCGCCGGCCCACGCCTACACGCGCGAGCTCATGGCGGCCGTGCCTTCCGCCGACCGGGTGCGGGTCGACTGA